The Cylindrospermum stagnale PCC 7417 genome segment TTTCCTCAGGTGTGGGAACTCGGTTTTCTGGAGGGCGGCATTTATTGATATTGGCTATATATATATCATTTTCTGTAGTTAGATTCACGGATGCCAAGATTTTATCTAGCAATTGACCTGATCTACCCACAAATGGTAAACCTGTTTCATCTTCGCTTTGTCCTGGAGCTTCGCCGATAATCATGATTAGCGATCGCAGATTACCGCGTCCGACAACAGCATGGGTGCGAGTGTTTCCCAAGCCGCAACGGTGACAGTTATTGCAATGCTGTGCTAACTCGGTGACATTAGCATAAGTTCCAGGAGGAATAGGAATTTTGGCGTTTGTGGGAATCAGCTCTCGTTCATTAAAAGTTGAATCCTCAAAGAGGCTGAGTTGGGTTTCGCTCATGAAAGTTGGGATGTTAACTTGGGCATCAGTGGCCTGATTGTGGGCGGTTTTTCTAGAATAGACTTTTGCGGAATATTGGGTATTTATATAACTCTTACAAATTAGCCGATAGGCGTAAAGCTCAGTCACGAAGAGTGCTGAGATATAAGCGACATTTCGGCAGGCTCAATGCATCGCTCGTGCAGTTCGACAAGCTAGCTCACTGACCACGGTTTTAACCGCATTCAAAATTAATTTTTGGTACAGGGCGTGGTATAATACGATTGTACCACAGGTAGAATAACCGCTAGCACAAATGGATAACCAACCCCAAAACGACTGGCTAGGAAACAATAATGGATAGTGGGTAGCGAGTAAACCACAATAAACAAAGCTAGGATACCAACGCGCATTCAGACCAGTGAACAACACTATTTATTGATTGTAAAAAGTACCGTAGGGCATACGGGAACTGGAGAAATGATTCTCTAACGCTTAGGGAGATGAAGCCCACTGGGGTCAACCAAATTAGGCTAGAAACTTTGTTCAATAAACGGGTTTCCGGTTTAAGTATTGCCGAAAGGATGGATGATTTTAAGGTACGTCGATGAACTAAGAATCGAGCGTGTCTTCAGACCTGAGAGTGTCAATTTAACAGTTAATTTGTACTAAATTCGAGTGATGAGCAAAGCAATGCCGCCCTTGAATAAATTGGCGCAAGTGGAGACATGAGGAATGCTCCTGTGTCTCTAGCAATCCCAGCGGAAGGGGGAAGTGGGAGGATTTTGGGTTTTGGATATTTGATGCTGTGGAAATTTAAACTTTGAATTATTTTTTCCCCTTTGCCTGGATGCTTGGCGCCGCTAAATATTCGTAGATCACCCTTGCTCGTATTGTATGGCTTTGGCATAATCACCCAAGGCGTAACAAGCGCCCTTGAGGCTAGCAAGGGATTGTTCTTCACTGCGGCGATCTTTCATCTCC includes the following:
- a CDS encoding uracil-DNA glycosylase; translated protein: MSETQLSLFEDSTFNERELIPTNAKIPIPPGTYANVTELAQHCNNCHRCGLGNTRTHAVVGRGNLRSLIMIIGEAPGQSEDETGLPFVGRSGQLLDKILASVNLTTENDIYIANINKCRPPENRVPTPEEIAACKPYLLEQIRLIDPKIILLTGATAVKGITGDKRGITKIRGQWLEWEGRLCMPIFHPSYLLRNPSKEKGSPKWLMWQDIQAVRAKFDEIRNNG